The Panicum virgatum strain AP13 chromosome 5K, P.virgatum_v5, whole genome shotgun sequence genome has a window encoding:
- the LOC120707473 gene encoding neutral ceramidase, with translation MEPSCLRYHVSGFGSRMIWLCFLLVLVLQSCSPALSDSPYLVGMGSYDITGPAADVNMMGYANAEQIASGIHFRLKARAFIVAEPNGKRVVFVNLDACMASQLVTIKVLERLKARYGDLYNENNVAISGIHTHAGPGGYLQYVVYIVTSLGFVRQSFDVIVNGIEQCIVEAHNNLHPGKIYVNKGDLLDAGVNRSPSAYLNNPAEERSKYQYNVDKEMTLIKFVDDELGPVGSFNWFATHGTSMSRTNSLISGDNKGAAARFMEDWAEQNGMPKQGAHVTKDGLEYLHKISGLPRRVSSIIPEPNEITDDLVQLASSYEASGGRRLSGSSITRRIRSSQQNKPKFVSAFCQSNCGDVSPNVLGTFCIDTGLPCDFNHSTCNGKNELCYGRGPGYPDEFESTRIIGNRQFLKALDLFNSASEEIQGRVDYRHTYLDFSQLEVNVPSSTGGEQVVKTCPAAMGFAFAAGTTDGPGAFDFEQGDVKGNPFWRLVRNLLKTPGKEQVECQAPKPILLDTGEMKEPYDWAPSILPIQIIRIGQMVILCVPGEFTTMAGRRLRDAVKEVLTSDSSGEFNDIHVVLAGLTNTYSQYITTFEEYQIQRYEGASTLYGPHTLSAYIQEFQKLATAMVANKEVPTNFQPPDMLDKQIGLLPGVMFDSTPPGVKFGDVSSDVPASSTFGKGSTVNATFYSACPRNDLLTDGTFALVEKLDGSNNWVPAYDDDDWSLRFKWSRPAKLSPRSFATLEWTIPEDAPSGVYRLRHFGASKPLLGSIKHFTGTSRAFAVR, from the exons ATGGAGCCATCTTGCTTGCGATACCATGTCAGTGGTTTTGGTTCTCGCATGATATGGCTATGCTTTTTGCTAGTACTCGTTCTTCAGAGTTGCAGCCCGGCACTTTCAGATTCACCATATTTGGTTGGTATGGGAAGCTACGACATAACTGGTCCTGCTGCAGACGTTAACATGATGGGATATGCAAATGCTGAACAGATCGCATCAGGAATTCATTTCAGGCTAAAGGCTCGTGCATTCATTGTTGCTGAGCCTAATGGGAAGCGTGTTGTGTTTGTGAATCTGGATGCTTGCATGGCATCGCAGCTTGTTACTATAAAGGTGCTTGAAAGGCTTAAGGCAAG GTATGGAGATCTTTATAATGAGAACAATGTGGCTATCAGTGGAATCCATACACATGCGGGGCCTGGTGGTTATCTGCAATATGTAGTTTATATTGTCACATCTCTTGGGTTTGTTCGCCAATCATTTGATGTAATTGTCAATGGCATTGAGCAGTGTATTGTTGAAGCTCACAACAACCTCCACCCTGGGAAAATCTATGTGAATAAAG GTGACCTCCTTGATGCTGGTGTGAATCGCAGCCCAAGTGCATATCTAAATAACCCTGCTGAGGAGAGAAGCAAGTATCAGTATAATGTTGACAAAGAAATGACCCTTATCAAGTTTGTAGATGATGAACTGGGTCCAGTTGGGAGTTTCAATTGGTTTGCAACGCATGGAACATCAATGAGTCGTACAAATTCATTGATAAGTGGTGATAACAAAGGAGCAGCTGCACGTTTTATGGAAGATTGGGCAGAACAAAATGGTATGCCAAAGCAGGGGGCTCATGTAACTAAAGATGGTTTAGAATATTTACACAAGATATCTGGACTTCCGAGAAGAGTTTCTTCAATAATTCCTGAACCAAATGAGATAA CTGATGACTTAGTACAGTTGGCATCATCCTATGAGGCCTCAGGTGGCAGGCGATTATCAGGTTCAAGTATCACCAGGCGCATTAGAAGCAGTCAACAAAACAAACCTAAATTTGTTTCTGCATTCTGCCAGTCAAACTGTGGAGATGTTAGTCCAAATGTCCTGGGAACATTTTGTATAGACACTGGTCTTCCCTGTGACTTCAATCATAGTACATGTAATGGGAAGAATGAACTATGCTACGGACGAGGCCCAGG ATATCCTGATGAATTTGAAAGTACCCGTATCATTGGCAATAGGCAATTTCTCAAGGCTTTAGATCTTTTTAATTCAGCTTCTGAAGAAATACAAGGCAGAGTTGACTATAGGCATACTTACCTAGATTTCTCGCAACTTGAAGTTAATGTTCCTTCAAGTACAGGAGGAGAGCAGGTGGTGAAAACATGTCCTGCAGCCATGGGGTTTGCCTTTGCTGCTGGAACCACAGATGGCCCTGGAGCTTTTGATTTTGAACAAGGAGATGTCAAG GGAAACCCTTTCTGGAGGTTAGTAAGAAACTTACTTAAGACGCCAGGGAAGGAGCAAGTTGAATGCCAAGCTCCAAAACCAATATTGCTAGACACCGGCGAAATGAAGGAACCATATGACTGGGCA CCTTCGATACTTCCAATTCAGATCATAAGAATCGGACAGATGGTTATCTTGTGTGTCCCTGGAG AATTCACAACGATGGCTGGCAGGCGGCTAAGAGATGCTGTCAAAGAAGTACTAACAAGTGATAGTAGTGGTGAATTTAATGATATTCATGTTGTTCTTGCTGGGCTAACAAATACCTATTCTCAATATATCACAACTTTTGAAGAATATCAGATCCAAAGATATGAG GGAGCATCGACATTGTATGGCCCTCACACCTTGAGTGCCTACATCCAGGAGTTTCAGAAACTTGCTACAGCCATGGTTGCAAACAAAGAGGTCCCAACAAATTTCCAACCTCCAGATATGTTGGACAAGCAAATTGGACTGCTCCCAGGCGTCATGTTTGATTCGACACCTCCtggtgtgaagtttggagatgtCAGCTCTGATGTTCCTGCAAGCTCAACCTTCGGGAAGGGCAGTACAGTGAATGCTACATTCTATTCAGCCTGCCCAAGGAATGACCTTCTCACTGACGGTACATTTGCGCTTGTTGAGAAGCTAGATGGTAGCAACAATTGGGTTCCTGCCTATGACGATGATGACTGGTCGCTGCGTTTCAAGTGGTCAAGGCCTGCAAAACTTAGTCCAAGGAGTTTCGCCACGCTGGAATGGACAATTCCTGAAGATGCCCCATCTGGTGTTTACAGATTGAGGCATTTTGGTGCCTCCAAGCCGTTGTTGGGGTCGATCAAACATTTTACAGGGACCTCTCGCGCATTCGCAGTGCGTTAG
- the LOC120707472 gene encoding uncharacterized protein LOC120707472: protein MQILRLLAARRFRRRRRAVSTITAAATAPVTPRGGYGCGYGEEEDEGPFFDLDLSCRSAPASTAGSQAAESGSESDDYPSSSGPAASAAERGDLDFVISLQRSRSASPSYEERLFFRGAAAAPATPLPPPPLMRDDEGGRSSSAGRRAGSGSSSRLQLRTLSFGSAKAALYGGRASFSRSASSGARSASRLFAAYGGGGSPGGGQDPRRDEARARPPPGDVFRRYLSKISSRLRRRGAVAPAGAGAADLRPRKSRSASAAQSPPAHRDDSLAEKQDGIASAIAHCKESLHRASISELDTSLLRSRSDPGP, encoded by the exons ATGCAGATCCTCCGGCTGCTCGCGGCGCGGcgcttccgccgccggcgccgcgcggtgTCCACGatcaccgccgccgcgacggcgccgGTCACCCCGCGCGGCGGGTACGGGTGCGGgtacggcgaggaggaggacgagggccCCTTCTTCGACCTGGACCTGTCCTGCCGCTCCGCGCCCGCCTCCACCGCGGGCAGCCAGGCGGCCGAGTCGGGCTCCGAGTCCGACGACTACCCCTCGTCCTCCGgccccgccgccagcgccgctgAACGAGGCGACCTCGACTTCGTCATCTCGCTGCAGCGGAGCCGCTCCGCGTCGCCATCGTACGAGGAGCGCCTCTTCttccgcggcgccgcggcggcgccggcgacacccctccccccgccgccgctcatgCGAGATGACGAGGGGgggcgcagcagcagcgcgggccggcgcgcgggaagcggcagcagcagcaggctgcAGCTGCGCACGCTCAGCTTCGGGTCCGCCAAGGCCGCCCTCTACGGCGGCCGCGCCAGCTTCTCCCGgagcgccagcagcggcgcgcgctccGCCTCCAGGCTCTTCGCcgcgtacggcggcggcgggtcgcccggcggcggccaggaccCGCGGCGGGACGAGGCCAGGGCCCGGCCGCCCCCGGGCGACGTCTTCCGGCGGTACCTCAGCAAGATCTCgagccggctgcggcggcgcggtgcggtggcgcccgccggcgccggcgccgcggaccTCCGGCCCCGGAAAAGCCGATCGGCGTCCGCCGCCCAGTCCCCGCCGGCCCACCGCGACGACTCGCTCGCCGAGAAGCAGGACGGCATTGCCAGCGCCATCGCTCACTGCAAGGAGTCGCTCCACCGAG CGTCCATCTCCGAGCTCGACACGTCGCTGCTGCGGTCGCGGAGCGACCCAGGGCCGTGA